Genomic segment of Mastomys coucha isolate ucsf_1 unplaced genomic scaffold, UCSF_Mcou_1 pScaffold23, whole genome shotgun sequence:
CATACTCTAAGGCGCAGGAACAATGGCCTTCTCTGTAAGTATTTCACTTCGTCAACTGTACCCCATGATTTATGTTTTCATCCTCTTTATAAGTTAACTAACGCTCCCATCCTAACTGAAATATGAAGAGAGATCATCTCTTCCAATTTTAACAAATTTTAACAAGTATCACTGTGGTGGGCAGTGAAAAATGACAATATTCTGCTTTTTTCTAAGTCCCTTGTCTCAAACCTACCCTGGGTCAGTGGTAGAAGAGCAGATCTTCtgcagcagtggttctcaaccttcctaatgctgcgacccatTAGTGtacctcaggttgtggtgaccccaaccataaaattattttcattgctactttgtaactctaattttgctactgttatgaattgcaatgtaaatatttttggagctaAAGGTTTGCCAAAGGGATCCTAAGCCATAAGCCGAGAACTTTTGTTCTTCAGAAGCAATCTCTTGGAGAGTTGTTGTGCTAGAGCTTGCTTGTGCTCCATTGTGGAGTCTCAGCTCATGCCAGACTGTGATTATTCAGCTTATTTTGCTCTAGAATCTGGACACTAATGTCTGATGTAGTCTTCGCCTCCCCAGACACAGAAAAATTCATGTCTAGCACCAACAAGTCAGGAGGGCATCCGCTAAAATGCCTATAGCATTTCCTGCTGGAATTTCCAATTCAAACTGGGTTTCCCAGAAGGAATCCCATTGTACATGGCCACTAGTACAGACTGAGCCAGAGAGGAAATAACCACTACTCATGAATAATAGGGATTTTGCCAGCACTTGACACAGCCTGTTGTCTCCCACTAACTCGGAAAAGATCTCCTACATTGTATCTGCTCTTACTTGCcatggaaggagagacagagagacagagacagacagagagatagaaacaaacagacagacagacagagagagagagagagagagagagagaagctaaagGAGCAAACACAAGCAGGAAGAGAGCAGCAAGGTGGTGGAAGAAAGCTCAATCAcgtgaaatgaataaaactgtgtTTTTTCTATCAACTATAAAGACAAACAATTATAAATGtttagccacacacacacacaccatgagagCCCACCTCCTGGGTTAAAACTTTTCATTACCTCTTACCTTCCATGTAAGGTCAGAACTctcttgtggtttttgttttgcctaCAGCGGAGTCTTCACTGTGGAATCATGCACATATTGCTTCCTAGCTTTTTGATACAACCATGCCATATTGCAAAAGCTAATTGGTGGGCCCCAAGAGGGTCCTTCCAGAAGTTAGCAGAATCCAACAAGAAGTTAAATACTCCAACTTATCTTAAGATCTTCAGCATCTAAATCTGATGATGATCTGCAACATCACTACTTATCTTCCATGCCCTATTATAGTTCCCATTCAGCTGTGAATATTCACCAACAGTTTTAGCATGATGatgtattttctgtatatattcccTAGGACCATTTGTTTAATCATTCACGTGATGTTTTCTAAACACTCTCACTAGTTCGGGTATTGTGTTAGTTGGTAGGGACCAGAAGGGAGGAAAAACTTTGTCAACACTCCGTTCTAATGGGATCAGACATACAAAAACTACTGTGACACAATGAGCTGGTGTGAATAAGGTGTTCCTTTATAAAAACTGAAGTTGGTGGACTATTAAGATTTATGAACTGCAAGTGTTTACTGGCACTTCTGATTGGGAGACATTCGAAGAAATGCATCATTACCTGTTTTCATCATTGTGCAAACATTATAGAAAGCACAGATAGAACCAAGACCTCCACAGAAGCACTGTAAATTTGATTAGGACCACAACTGCATGTGCATCTATCACTGACCAAAGTACTACTATATTGCACATTATTGGATCTAATAAATACATGCAGCAATGTCTAAACTGACTAGAATTTTATAGAATAACCTCTTGTGTTTAGTTCAGTCTGTTCTTTTGATCTTACTGCCcacatcatctctccagctcttacacACAAGCTGTAACTGAACAAATGTATAAAACCTCTTGTTCTTCATGCCTCTTATTATGTGTCCCAAACAGAGAAAGTTATGTATCAAGAGCTTATCATAGCAAACACAATTTCATAGTTCCAAGatttccactctctctctctgtatgtgtctgtgtgtctgtgtgtctgtctctctctgtctctctttctctctgtctttctttctctctgtctctgtctctctgtctctgtctctgtctctctctgtctctctctgtctctcccctctctctctctctctctgtctctctctctctctctctctctctctctctctctctctctctctctctcacacacacacacacacacacacacacacacacacatctcatttAACCATTCTAAGGAAAGTTGATGTTCTCTCGATGTTTGATCATGAGCCTGAACATGCCTTCCAGATCGAAAGTTGATATTCTCAATTCATTCCATAAATGCAGAAAGGAATTGTGACTTCAGTGACCTCTCAGAGGGTGAGGAAGTAAGGTCCCTGTCTCATGTTTGCTTTCCTTTATATGTGCCTCCTACATCAGACTTCCCTGCCTTCGCTTCCCATCCATGTTCAGCAACATTTCTGTCTCTATCACCTTACTCCCACTATTCCCACTAAGGTCATCAAATAATCTCCTAGTTTTCAGCTTAATGGGCTTGAAGCGACCACTTTACTGACCttgctttgtattttaattacaaactTCTTTATTTGAAAGTCTCTTATCAATAGACAAGAAacttgaactgagtacaggttccccaatgaaggaactagagaaaggacccaaggagctgaaggatttgcagccccttaggatgaacaacaatatgaactaactagtaccctcagagctcccagggactaaaactccaaccaaagagtacacatggtaggactaattgctccagcagtatatgtagcagaggatggcctagttggtcatcaatgggaggagaggcccttgaccctgtgaaggatctatgccccagtgtaggggaatgctagggccagaaagtgggagagggtggcttAGTGAGCAGGGGtcggggggaggcaacaggggttttgtttttgtttttgttttcttttttcagaggggaaactgggaaaggagatatcatatgatatgtaaataaacaaaatatctaaataaataaataaataagaatttttagACTTTCCCATGAACGTTAGAGTGTCTTTTCTTATATTTGATTTAGGAAGGCTTTTaactcaattatttattttattttctataacatctttactttttatttacaagTTTTTATAAGGGgttttaatttaaacattctACTTCAAAGAGTTACTTGGGATAtacaaaaaccacaaaatttatattaatattttcattacataCTAAGTCAATAGGTAACAAAAtttttccctcccccaccccaaaatttttaacaaaatgagATCAACATGAATATTTAAGAACTTTACAAACTGTTAAGTGAGATAAGACATGAACCAAACAGTAACAATGGATGCCGGGCTGTGGTGATTACACAATTGTATGAACTATCAGAATTGTATAAGGAGAGAGTCAGTATCACTGAGGGAACTCAATCAAATTTCAGGGCATTCGTGCCTGAGCAAGAACTTCAGAGATAAGCAGAATGTGAACTTAATgttatttggattattttctaTACCTTAATGAAGCCCacttacatacaaacaaaaaaactacttaGTAATCTGGTTAATTGCAGTAGTCTTGTTAATTACTGTACTAAAAATTTTAACAAGAACTAGGcctttttttcaattattttcaaataataaagaaaagagaaaattcagttGTTACAGGTGGAAAGAATCTTTCTTAACTCTGCCATCGAAAAAAGTCACAGAAACAGAGGAGCAGCAAGAAGTTGTGCAGCTAAAAAGCGGATGGCGTTCTGGGAAGACAGCATTCAAGGCAGAAATCAAGAGATCAGCAATAGATGAGTGGATGCTTGTGCTGAGTGGAAGTTCACAAGAGCTGAAGACAAACAGTGTGAGGTACTGCCAGGAAAATGGTCTAAGCTATGCACAGGGCAAAGACCAGGTGAAGAGTGAAGTCATTCTTTAAGAATACAGTTTTTCTGACTAGCCAGGAACGTTAACTTAAAGTAACTCCACATTATGGATTCAATTTTCCTTATAAGAAAGACCAGAAATTCACTTCATTGACTATatttctaacaacaacaaaaatttgaTTAATATTTAGCAACCCAGGCTTAGGATTTGTTGTTGGATTTTTATAGCCTCCCACTACTAGGCACTCTGGTCATGTCTCATTAGGTTACACTTGTGAGTAGCAGCTTCCTCAATGGATCTTGCCGTGGTCTATGTCATCACAGGAAATGATAGAGAAAGCCAATGTCCGTTTCCTGACATTTCCGGAGCCAGCAGCTCTCTGTAGCTTGTGGTCATGATCTTTAGCTGCTGGTGAACTGGGTTAATGTCTGAATTTTTAGTTTGGAGCTTAGGTTACTTCATCTATCTTTTAGGAAAAACAAATTCCAAAGTAGGAACACATCTTAGACTTGGATGCCTCTATGTTTGACCACACGAAAGCAAGATAAATGGCTAGTTCAAGGAAATAAATCTATtagcagaaaaagaagaaagaaaatctccaaatTTCTTCACAAGACTATTTCCATTCGCAGTTATTGTGAGCATGCTACCTATCCTTATCTAAGTAGAACGAACAACAGTCTTCCCTGACACCAGAAATTTGTGCCTCGAATTTGCTTGTCTATCATTTTTCTTGAGTCAAGAGAACAACGTCTGAGGCAGTACAGCCTTTTGAGAACACCCTGAGTTACATTACTATCACACTTTGTTCCAGTACCTAGCTGAgaatacatttcaaaaaaataaatattttaggagctggaaagatggctcaatgactAGTAGCACTAGATGCCCCtttagagaacctgagttcaattcataGCATCCACATTgaagctcacaagcatctataacaGAGGATCAGAAGCTCCCTCTAGCTTCCATGAGCAGTTGGCATAGTACACAGACACGTATTCAGACAAACACGCATACCgacaaaagtttttaaagaatgaaaaagagggagaagaaagaaatgtcttaGACTTGGGTCCACAATAGTTGTGCCCCAGTACCTTCCATTATTCAAAGGCAGTGGAGTATACTGGATGCTCGAAAGTAATGAAAATTATAGCATTGTGAACCAGGGAAGGCTTTGAGAATAGACATGAGGAACAACAAATATGGAAGACCTACTCTACCATCTTTCAAACTCCTAATATCACAAAATGATCAATTCACCAACAAAAATGTCCTTCAAGCTACTTTATAATGCATATAGGAGCTTGGCTAGATAGGACCTAAACAGATTGTCTCAGACCCCACCTACTCTCTATTGATAAGCAATGAGACCTCTTCATGAAACGCcttcaaagccagcctctgtGCCCCTGGCCTTCTAACCACACCACACTGCAGAGGCTCCTGGCATTTCAGTTCTACTCAGTGGCCAGTCAACATCAGCATTTTCCCGTGATTTCCTTCAAGCTCTCTCCCTAGCTCTCTTGCCATCACAGAGTGGGCTTCTCCTACCACACTATTGGCTTTCCACCTTAGAGCAAGCTTCTACCTCACTGATAAATTTCAGAGTGGGTTATCCTCCCCTGCCTCACTGAAGTCAGATGTGTTCTCTAAGACCCACATAGGGAAGTTAAATTTCATACATGCTCTTACTTCCTGGCCTTTATTTGTTTAAAAGTACTGTATTTACACTCAGATACACTAAATGCTTCTTCTTGGATATCTTATGTTTGAAGTATGCTTCTTGATGGACCCACCCCTCCACACGCCTTCTATAATGCCAACCTTCTCCAAGAATCACTCACAGGGAAAGGACAATCTTTCCCCAAATCTACTCCAGCTAATTGTGTTACATTTTCTGTCCAGTTGATTCACCATGTAAGTTTTGGTCTAATCAACTTCCTGATGCTTATTTACACTGTGATTAGTCATGATCTTGAGACTTGAGAGTTTTAATAGTTTTCTTTCAGAGTTATATATCCTTTAAAAAGGAAGATGTTTGCAGACAACCAGAACAAAAGATGATGCAAACAACACTCAGATGAAACTTACCTGCCCATGCTTTTGCTGAGGGGCTGACCCATGAGGAATTTCAGGATGGGATGAGGCCTTGAGATCGGCCCCTCGCACTTTGGGACGCACCACATCAGAAGCCAGACTAGAAGAAATAGCCAGAGACTTGGGCCGAGTAGCTATGTTGCCTGTTCCTCCTGGGGGGCCTTGTTCGCCTTGTCTGCATGTAGCCTCATCTTCCCCATCAGAATCcacaataaaaacatattctgCTTTGAAGAGATCTCCTTTCTGCATTCCTTGAGGTTCCTTCGTATTGAATTCCTTTCCTTGTGAATTCCTCCCACTGACCTCTGAGGGATAATCCAGTATCCTCTGGTCCCTCTCCTGTTTGCTCTCACAGCTGAAGGTCATATGATCACTGTACTCAAACTGCAACagatgtagaaaaataaaaactgttgaCATAGGGGTGACAAATGCATCTTTTtgttaaaatatgctttaaaagttTAACCTACTCATTGGAAGGTTTTTAATACATTAAACACTAGGCTTACCTGAGAGAAATGGACTAAAACATATTGCTCCTTTTACTGGCTCACCTGCTTGTATTGCCCTAAGTGCAAAAGCTTTAGAGTTCAGACTACACACCAACAAGTAACGTTTACTGTTTCCCAGGAAATCAtgaggaagggagtgaggaatGACACTGGGATGGATGGGACAAGAAAGGGGCTCAGAGAAGCTGTCCATGAAACAGCAGCCATATGGATTAGAAAAGCTTTACTTAATTGTCAAACAACCAGCATATCCTTTACTAAtggtgttggggtggggggagtcctATTGAAagataccaaaataaaataaatttctaaactttaaaagaaaaggtaaCATTGGCACAAAGTATATCGATTATCAGAATAAAGTATCTAAGCTAATTAGAAGGAGCTCATGAATTGgacctgatttctttttcttaagatacACGGGAGATATGTGTAAGTGGATAAGTGCTTCAGGAGCACAAAGGCTTGATCttagatccctagcacccacaaaaGGAAAAGCCAAACAGCTGACACATGTTGGTAACCCCCAACACTGTGGCTGAAGGGCTTGCTAAGCAGCCAGTCAACCACTCTTAGTCAAAATGGTGAGTTCCagatgtagtgagttccagattcagtgagtttgagatcctgcctcaaaagatgTGGTAGAAAAGGATTTGGAGAAGATACCCAGGGTCTACCACTGGCCTCCATTCATGTCAACATGAACAAGACATATGTTCCCCTGTGTACAAAAAGATAAGTAAATTTAATGTAAAGGTTTTTTTTCAACAACATTATTCATTTTGGACTgggaattttctatttttccatacATTTTTCTATGAGTGTTGAGAATGTTTACAAGACCCagatttatatagtttatatcaAGCTACCAAAtatctttcctttaaaattataGCCATAGGCAGATGTTACCTGGAAATCTCAATGccaatttctttgttttaatcaCTATTCTGTGACTGTTCTTTCTTTAAGGCAACTTTTCTATATTGTtcaaattagtttaaaaaaactaAGCCACCAAATATTAACAAGTTCAACTATGGTGTTTGGTTTAACATATGCTAGCATGTGTGCATTACATtataaagaaagaagtcaaaagttGATTAAATACAACTGAATTGAAGAGGTAATTTATATTCCCACCCTATACTTTTATTTGCTCCCAATACTGATGCAGTCTAAATGACACAGGTGAACTTGGCTGTCATGACTTTCAgtgtctttctctgttcttttactCTGGTGTATTATTTCACAGCATTTACCACTACCTCAGGTTTCACCAcacactctttctgtctttgctttcagGTCTTTTCAATAACTAGTAAGTCCTGTGAGTTGTTATTATTCCTTGGAATATATGTCATGAAGTTGTtgaatatataaatgaagaaagaccTCATTTAATAccaaattaaaaatcaatataaatctCAACTTTTGAATATtaggtatataatatatatgcaatcCAGAGATGAGTATTATCATCCTGGGAAGCTTTAGAGTCTGCAGCCAAGACTGAATCATATAGCCACAGTGTTTCACCCTGTTCCCAAGACTAATAAAAAAGGACCTATTACTACATTGCATGGAATGTGATACTATTAAAAAGAAACTtcccagcagggcagtggtggtgcatgcctctaatcccagtacttgagaagcagaggcaggtggatttctgagtttgaagccagcctggtctacagagtgagttccaggacatccagggctacacagagaaacccagtctcaaaaaaaaaagaaaaaagaaaaagaaaagaaaagaaaaaagaaaaaagaaaaaaaaagaaaaaggaaaagaaagaaagaaagaaaagaatgaaagagaggaagaaagaaaggaacttcCCAGAAGAACCTTATGTCTTCAAGACTGCCCTGAGATGACTTGACTCCCTTAGTCTTTGAAATACATGACAATTCTAGCACCGTGAAAATCTTGCTACATTTTAGATAAGAATTTTCCATATACATAAGGTAAACCATATTGGCCCAACCACTTCACTTAACTGAGTGATAACAAAACACTGTTTTCTATCTCATACTCTTTGtaataataagtaaaacaatattagaatacattttaaagagacaACTTTTGCTCCAAAGTTAACTTTTCTCAATATTGATTAAAGCGTATTAAATGTGCAAACCAATGTGTTTTACTGTGACATTTCCATAcatgcatattttgtttttgacagtatTCACCACACTGGACCTTGTTTTACCTGCTTCTCTGCTCCCATACTCCCTCACTCCCCTAATGCTCCCATTTCACTTTCTTCCCCTTTTTCCAAGACCCTTTACTTCATTCCCTTTCATTTCTAGTATTGTGCTATTACACATACAGGTAGATATACAGCTTTATAGTGTACTTTATTACCTAATACTCAAAGAGTAAGATTTCAAATGAATCATGTACTTGATATAATTATAACTTTGTCAAGGACATATGTTAGGAATattattatctttcttttgtCAAGTCTCACACTCTATTTTTCCCCAATCATTTTTCTgtgtaacatttttctttttaatactttaaaatacattggaACAGTATAGATAAAGGTTTTCTATCAAAcgtacaaagaaataaaagtcctAGCAGCAAAATACAGCATGCCAATGCTCCCAGAACTGTCccaatatgaattatttattcacCACATATAAAAGCATCATCACTTCTTGTTGGTTTCTCTAAGATTTCCTTTCAGGGTGAATTAAAGTATTTAATGTTTtcaggttttggtttgtttcgttttgttttgataCTTTTGGGGAAGCTCCCAGGTGGCAAAATTTGTCCTGATGTTAGTAGATAATAAAACAGCAACTCAGAAGAGTTGAGAATGATGAGATGCACTTTGAGAAACTGATGTCATTGAAGCtaactttatatatattatacatacatgtgcacacagatgccaaccctggagatggagccTACGGAGCTCAGGCTAAGCTCACTCTCCACTGTAGAGCTAAACCCTCAGCCCTCATAATCCTATTTTCAACCATTCTTAGATTTCACAAGCATCttattttacataaaagaaatacacaTTGATACAAAGTTCCAAGTCATTATTATGGATAATTTTAGAAtgtcatttgaaattttaaaagaaaaaataatcctaCCCTATTTACAGTTTCTGGACTCTTATCAGTTGGTTCCTCAGGAATTTTAACAAGGAATTTAGAAGTGTCAGCCAACTGAATGTGGGTTGGTAGTCTTCTGAGAGTGGGGACAAATGTGAAGATCAGAGGTTTGGCTTCAGAATCTCCAGGAGAGACCTATGAGATATGTAATAAAGTAGACTGTCAGCCTTGTCAAAGGTTTATCTTGACTTTATCCTCCATGTTCAGTATTTATCTCACTCACTTTTGATAAATTGCCTGCTGCCATGAGATGACCTGTACTGATGTAAATAAAATTCACATAATAAATATCCATAGCACATTAGAATCCCCTTTAAAACTACCATAGCAGGCTAGgcagtgatagcacacacctttagtcctagcactcagaggcaaagacaggcagattactgtgagttcaaggtcagcctagtccaCAGAGCAAGCACTAgcatagccaaggctacacagagaaatcctgtctcaagaaaaccaaccaacaaacaaaatgaccACAGCAAGGAAAGCAGTCTGTACTAGAGGGGTCCTGCTTTGTGTGTGTTGGCAGAGGGGGGGTGAGCAGCACAAAGTAACAGCCTGGAAAGCCATTCAGCCAAAGCTCACCATGTCCCTACTATATGAAGAGAGAACATTCTAACCACGGAACTTACTCTGCTTCAAATCTGACATCTATCCATTTAACCCTAAGGTAACAGGCTCAGAATATTGACTTAGGAACAACAGATGTGCAAGAAAATTCCAATAAGCATCATTACATCGTATTCATGTTAAGGTGTGGATCTAAATGTGAAAGATGCCTGTCGGAATAGCAGCACTGGCTCCAAAGGATGTGTGAAGCAGAAAATTCTAGtgtctttggaaagtcagttatgccaaatgatgctttgctggggcacccaggtaaaaggatgtcttgctaaagcaaacgcATGAAATAATGCttccctgaagcagacacaagtaaaaggatgttttgctggagcagacatgggaaagaatgttttcctgaagcagacacaggtgaaaggatgttttgatatagcaaacatgtgaaaggatgctTGATGAAGGGGTGTAAATATGATCTCACAGAGAGTGGGAGACAAGTACTGAGCATTGGTTTGACTTGATTTGCCTCAATATTCTTCTCTAAcagcatgcatgtattggttctcCTTACATAGCTGAGCTCAGCTTGTGATAACTCTAACAGTGAGAGATACTTGCCCAAGAACTGCtcgtgaggttcctgtggcagcttgctgcTTCCTCGGCCTCTCCTCGACCTGgtttcatgtgtggtgtctgtctatctagaggactggtctgcagctgctgagtcatatttggtgttttctacaggactgaactgctgccaaagaagatggagcttgcccccaaagaactgtTGCTGAACTGGGTCCACTTCCCCCTTATCCTAAtatcttttctcttccactacctctgttgGGTAGTTGGATAGAgaagaggttgaacccttattaaaaataggttgcAAAAAATGTTTGCCTACAGATGTGCCTTCTCATTTGTTTATACTTAATTCATTTAGTAGTTTCATTAAATGCTTGCTTTTGTGGCCCCAGGAGAAAGGCTATAATAGTGAACGGGAAAGAGTTGGCACACTACTCACAAATTGAAGAGGATATATACAGAGAGCTAAAGAACCTGTGTTTCCAGAGCCCAGAGTCCCATACCTTTCCCTCCCCTCAGCCTAGTACATCTGTCCTCCATACTCATCAACCCTGCTGCAATGCCTCTGCTACAGCTGGCACCAACTTGGACACATTGCTTTATCCTTTGATTATTCAAGAAGGTCTAATCAGCTTCAGGGACTGGCAATTTAACAGTGGGGGAAAAATTCTGCTGTCATGAATGTGTTAGCCactggagggagagaggtagtaataaataaatatgtaaaatatatagtatttctATAAGTGCTATGAAGAGTTTCTATCAGTCTTTGTAGAAAGAAGACcataatcaagaaaaatataaaccttTTAACTAAGCATAAAACCTTTTAACTAAATAACTACAGGAAATGAGAGTTCATTCATTGAAATGAGAAACCTAATATTTTGAACTGTTTTGAGGATAGAGTTCAAAACCAGAGGGGATGAGAGATGTTTCAGTGTCTAAgaatgtactgctcttgcagagatctCAGTTAGGGtcccagctcacaactgcctggaccTCCAGGGGAACCAACACCCTCATCTAGACTCCAAGGTAcctatactcacacatacacagagaacacAGGCACGAAAcccataatttaattt
This window contains:
- the Mlip gene encoding muscular LMNA-interacting protein isoform X18; translated protein: MEFEKHEQGSSLKRNKNLEERVTVSPGDSEAKPLIFTFVPTLRRLPTHIQLADTSKFLVKIPEEPTDKSPETVNRFEYSDHMTFSCESKQERDQRILDYPSEVSGRNSQGKEFNTKEPQGMQKGDLFKAEYVFIVDSDGEDEATCRQGEQGPPGGTGNIATRPKSLAISSSLASDVVRPKVRGADLKASSHPEIPHGSAPQQKHGQTHTTHPRAAGRETKYANLSSSSSTASESQLTKPGVIRPVPIKSKLLLKKEEEVYEPNPFSKYLEDNSGLFSEQDVAIPHKSVSLHPLYKSKLYPPAKSLLHPQTLSHADCLTPGPFSHLSSFSLRDEQEKSPTLLSQDAYNK